In Mastomys coucha isolate ucsf_1 unplaced genomic scaffold, UCSF_Mcou_1 pScaffold20, whole genome shotgun sequence, one DNA window encodes the following:
- the Art4 gene encoding ecto-ADP-ribosyltransferase 4, translated as MPKEDARVYSRLSEKRSVSGTNHHSCPLTSRSKRMRLPSTTDRRMALWLPGGQLTLLLLLWVQQTPAGSTEAALQVDLDLAPNSFDDQYQGCSKEVVEELNQGDYFMKEIDTHKSYSRAWQKAHLTWLNQAKPLPENMAPVHAVAILVFTLNLNVSSDFAKAMTRAAGSPGQYSQSFHFKYLHYYLTSAIQLLRTERSTKNGSPCYKVYHRMKDVNIDAGVGSTIRFGQFLSTSLLKGDTQVSGNQTLFTIFTCLGASVQNFSLRKEVLIPPYELFEVLSKNCSARGELINLRSAGNMSTYNCQLLKASSKKYTPAPMVIVCLLLVTVVISSKSREQRHLLAPF; from the exons ATGCCAAAGGAGGACGCTAGAGTGTATTCCCGGCTTTCAGAGAAAAGAAGTGTTTCTGGcacaaaccaccacagctgcccACTGACCAGCAGATCTAAGAGAATGCGTCTACCAAGTACTACAGACAGGAGGATGGCACTGTGGCTTCCAGGAGGGCAGCTCACCCTGTTGCTACTGCTCTGGGTCCAGCAGACACCCGCGGGGAGCACTGAG GCTGCTCTTCAAGTTGACTTGGACTTGGCCCCAAACTCCTTTGATGATCAATACCAAGGCTGTAGCAAAGAGGTGGTGGAGGAGCTAAACCAAGGAGACTACTTCATGAAGGAGATAGATACCCATAAGTCTTACTCCAGAGCGTGGCAAAAAGCCCACCTAACCTGGCTGAACCAGGCCAAGCCCCTCCCCGAGAACATGGCCCCTGTGCACGCTGTGGCCATCTTGGTTTTCACCTTGAATCTCAATGTGAGCTCTGACTTTGCCAAGGCCATGACCAGGGCTGCGGGGTCTCCTGGGCAATACAGTCAGTCATTCCACTTCAAGTATCTGCACTACTACCTCACCTCAGCCATCCAGCTGCTGAGGACAGAGCGCTCTACAAAGAACGGCAGTCCGTGTTACAAGGTATACCACAGGATGAAGGATGTGAACATTGATGCGGGGGTAGGTTCCACCATTCGATTCGGccagttcctctccacctccctgctAAAGGGAGACACGCAGGTGTCTGGAAACCAAACCCTGTTTACTATTTTCACTTGTCTGGGTGCCTCTGTGCAAAACTTCTCTCTCAGGAAGGAAGTCTTGATCCCCCCCTATGAGTTATTTGAAGTCCTAAGTAAGAACTGCAGCGCCAGAGGAGAGTTGATAAACTTGCGATCTGCTGGGAACATGAGCACATATAACTGCCAGCTGCTAAAAG CTTCCAGCAAGAAGTACACCCCTGCTCCAATGGTCATCGTTTGCCTCTTGTTGGTCACTGTTGTTATCTCATccaaaagcagagagcaaagacATCTACTGGCtcctttttaa
- the CUNH12orf60 gene encoding uncharacterized protein C12orf60 homolog → MSSESEQGKERLIQAARLFFFHMRDLVTFINRFVELFNLTMKTHILPVNLNEESCIKDFFEQMIKHFKEMQLMVGGKHKEMQTEPLCSKVLTAVTSAVEKCANFTPHHTVEEMLKAIQTSDAALVLKTSHILGNLETSLSLLMQFPIMGLRLSDFYREETKEQSDATPDATTSEKSTSPECPKATAEEILRKLQDVLSPENAHMPVEAAAKELEQFVKSMELTLQVLQKSIKAMEGDVSILSQVQSK, encoded by the coding sequence ATGTCTTCCGAGTCAGAACAAGGTAAAGAGAGACTGATTCAAGCTGCCAGACTATTCTTCTTCCATATGCGAGATCTGGTTACCTTCATAAATAGGTTCGTGGAGCTGTTTAACCTCACGATGAAGACTCACATCCTCCCCGTGAATCTGAACGAAGAGAGCTGCATTAAAGATTTCTTTGAACAAATGatcaaacattttaaagagatgCAACTGATGGTGGGTGGAAAGCACAAAGAAATGCAAACCGAGCCTTTGTGTTCCAAGGTGCTGACTGCTGTCACCTCTGCCGTGGAGAAGTGTGCCAACTTTACTCCACACCACACAGTGGAAGAGATGCTCAAAGCCATCCAGACATCAGATGCTGCCTTGGTCCTGAAGACCAGTCACATTCTTGGGAATCTAGAAACGTCTCTCTCACTCCTGATGCAGTTCCCCATCATGGGTCTTCGCTTAAGTGACTTCTATAGAGAGGAGACCAAAGAGCAGTCAGATGCCACCCCAGATGCCACCACATCTGAGAAAAGCACAAGTCCAGAATGTCCCAAAGCCACTGCAGAGGAAATCTTGAGGAAGCTGCAAGATGTGCTAAGTCCGGAGAATGCCCACATGCCAGTAGAAGCAGCTGCAAAGGAACTGGAACAGTTTGTCAAGTCTATGGAGTTGACGTTACAGGTCCTCCAGAAGTCCATAAAGGCCATGGAAGGGGACGTCTCTATACTTTCACAGGTCCAGAGCAAGTAG